In the genome of Panulirus ornatus isolate Po-2019 chromosome 31, ASM3632096v1, whole genome shotgun sequence, the window TTCTGCAGGAGAGATAGGGATGATGCCAGGCCAGATCTTGATTGTCCTTGTGCAGGGCGTCataaacacctctctctcccccacacccacccctgctgctcacctggctggcagtggtggtggtcgtgcccCACACCTGCTCTTCCCCTGGTACTTGTGGCGGTGCCACACACCAGCCCAACATCAACGACTAAACACAAACTTAAACACAAACCCCCACACTGGCACATTAACAACACGTCAACATGGAGAACAAACCATCTCTCGTATCCGTTATTAATAAATATAACAACAAAAAGCATTACCGAACACTTTGGCATTATCAacagagggatttttttttaatacatgtcTACATGAAGTGAACCAGACCTCCGGAGGGCCgggagataaataaataaagatatatgatcGCAGGTATGTTTCAGACGTGAGGGGAGAGTGGTGGCGTGTGAACCTCTGCAACCAGGACCATACCTCACCAACCCCCCTCTAGGTCATGACCTCACCAACCCCTTCCAGGTCATGACCTCTGACACGGCACTATTTGAAGGTAACTGACTCATGGTCTGAATGTATGATGCGACACGCGATGCATCTGCTTGATAATATACAGTGCAGTGTTATATACAGTCAGTTTTCCTCTGGGTGGCACGACCCAACGCGTGTGCACACCTGTGAGAAGCAGGTGTGAGGCCTGCTTGGTGGACTGTGTAGAACATCTGCGTGTTGCATAGTACCAGACATCTGCATGGTTCAcagccacacacctgcctgacaGTGCCACACACCTGCATTATGCACAGTATGCATGTTGCACAGTGTGACACACCCGCATGATGTTGCTGGGACATAGACAAGGAAATGAATCACTACAAGTATAAGTACAcatagtaggagagagagactgccgtCACAAGTTATAAGAACACTTAAAGACACTACACCAGGACGGTAACATCAATAGAAACCCTAATGCACGTGAGTTAGCAGATCCCTTAGTCTGGGTTCAATACATGTTGCTGAACCTCTATCTTACAACACACGATTTGCTCACTTGTCACTTGGTGTTCGATCACATATCTCTTGTTCACTGGAGCACAGTCATCGCTTAGTGTTTGTAGTGGGCTCCTTCTGTTTATACGTATATCAACGGTAGAGCATTACCGTTGCagtttatcgttttttttttctggtcagaATCgcgaaggatgatatatataacaAAACGCATTTTCAGTCCAACACCGATTATTCGTGGCGAGGCCGACGCTTGACGCTGACGGGGAACTTGTGTTCCTCCGTCAGCGTCGCGCAGGCTGGTTGAGAAGGTCACAACCATCGTTGTATTATGGCAAGCCTTAGTCGTCAGTCATCCAGGGCTGGCGCTGGACCAAAGGCTTGACCAGCCGCCTCTGGCAGATCCACCACACTGAATGCTCCTGATGGTAGAGTAGCACCACTCAGGTCCTGAAGGCACCTGAGAGTCTGGTAACAGTAGTACCACTCAGGTCATGATGGTAGCACCACTCAGTTCCTGAGGGTTCCTTATGGTAGCGCCACTCAGGTCATGACGGTAGGGGTTGGACTGAGAGAGTAAGGATCGAAGCGTTTTTTGAGTGTGCCCCAAAATCCAGACGTTTTATGCAGTCCTTTACCGCCGCTTATCCTGGAGGAGTATATTGgcggggtggaagaggaggaggcgtcgCTGGGGATGTTGAGGGGCGTGCGTCGGAGCCTGGCACGCCCACGGTACATAACCACCACCAGGATGGCCAGGAAGACACACATAGCCACGCCTCCCAGGATGGACGCCGCTAGGATGGCACTCTTCGTGGACATGTTGAGCGAGTCGGGGTCGCTATCGTAGATCGGGAAGTAGTCGCCCTTTGAATACCTGGGGTCGTCCTCGAGGTCAGGGTGAGACTCCTCGCGATCGTGCGGGAGACCGAAGAAGATTTCGTTGCCGCTGGAGCTGGTCGTCGAGTTGTGGAGGGTGTTGAGCACGGACGACAGGTCGTTGGTTGCTGCAGTCGTTCGCGGTTGGTAAGGCGGGCGGAGCGTGGGTCTCTGGGTGGTGTggagtctgttggtgatgatgctccGGTGAGAGCCAAAGCCACCACCCCAGGTCCCCCCTTGACCCGGGGGATTGTAGGGCCTTGGCCTGTACATCTCCGACCCACCCGAGGGGCGGTATGGCCGCAGGGACACGGGCATGTCCGGCACTGTGTAGGGCTTCACGGTGGACGATACACCGAGGTCATTAGTCTCGAGGATTTGAGTCGCGTTCTTCTTCCCGTCGTCTGCGCTCTCAGGTTCCTTGGTGTCGGCAGAGGTCGTGATGTTCTCGCCGGCACTCTTGTTCTCCTGTGCAGGTTTGGCCTCGTTGGCAGCGTCAGGTTCTGCCATAGTGAAGAGCGAGCCCAGGTCGTGCAGAATATCAGAGGCGCTCAAGCCTTTCTCCTTCATGACGTCAGCAATGTCCAGTTTAATGGGAACAGGAGCTTTTTCCTTGGGGGATTCATCGTCGGTTTCTGCtgtggttccattggctgcctTCCCGTCAGAGAACTGTTGTGTTCCTCCCGGGCGGAAGCCAAATATTTTAGGTCTCGGGGAAGGAGTGGATGGGGACGCCGTCGTTGGCTCACTCGTGGTTGTTGTGGTACTTGTTGTGGTACTTGTTGTGGTACTTGTAGTAGTGGAAGTCGTGGTAGTTGTACTTGAGGTCGTTGTTGTCGGCCTCCGGGTAGTCTGGGGAGTCACTCCCTTCCCATCAGTCCCCTCTTCCTCGTTGGTCGatccatcatcaccctggtcacttGGCGAGTCAAGGTCCTCTGTGATGACCTTCAGAAGGGACTCCAGGTCCCCCTGCGTCTTCCTGAACTCGTTCTGCGTGAGACCTTTCGcctggaggctggtggtgaacTCCTTAAGACTCAGACCGTGGCCCTTGAGCGCCACCAGGAATTGTGGCAGACTCATATCCATGGCTTGCATGATCTCGGACAGGCTGATGGGCGCCCCGCTAGCCGCTCCTCCTGCAAAGAGAAGAATAACAAGTAAGACTCGTTCTGTAAGGGCGGACATGGCACAACAGAAGAGTAAAGGCATCATAGTTTATATAGTGCAGCTGTAGAATAGAATGCAATCAGGAAATCAGATGAGTTTTAAGTATTTGATGAACAAACCTTTGTTGCGGGAGTTCGATGTGGACGGTGAGGTTGCCTTCACCTCGGCAGCGTCCTGCCCGCGCGCCGCAGACCCACTACCCCGGGGATGATACCTGCTTCCCTGCGAGTATTTCCCACCTACCCGCCGTCCCCCACCCCGCCTGCCGTCTGACGGACGGCCCCCTCCACTTGCTGTGGACCACGGACGACGCTCGCCTCCCGATGTGGACCACGGACGACGCTCGCCTCCTGTTACGGACCACGGACGGCGCCCGCTCCTTGAAGTGGACGCTGAAGCGCTGGTTGTTGTGGCGTTCGTGGAAGGAACTGGAGTTGTAGTGGATGTACTAGTTGTATTGACAGTTGTTGTACTAGTGgaagtggttgttgatggtgttgtagtggttgttgatggaggtgctgctggagttgttgtggttgttgtcgtTGATGGAAGTGCTGCTGGAGTTGTAGTGGTTGTTGTCgttgatggtggtgctgttggagTTGTAGTGGTTGTCGTCGTTgttgatggaggtgctggagttGTAGTGGTTGTCGTCGTtgttggtggaggtgctggagttGTAGTGGTTGTCGTCGTTgttgatggaggtgctggagttGTAGTGGTTGTCGTCGTtgttggtggaggtgctggagttGTAGTGGTTGTCGTCGTtgttggtggaggtgctggagttGTAGTGGTTGTCGTCGTtgttggtggaggtgctggagttGTAGTGGTTGTCGTCgttgttggtggaggtgttggagttgTAGTGGTTGTCGTCGTTTTTGGTagagttgtagtggttgtagttgtcGTTTTTGGTGGTGCCGGAGTTGTCGTCGTCGTTGAAGGCGGTGGCGATGCGGTTGAGGTTGCCCTGGTTTTGGAGGGTGGTAGAGTAGCCGCGAACCTTGTCGTGGTTGCAGTGGTGCCTGTTGTCGTCGTGTGAGGCTGACCATCACCACTTGGAGACTCGGAGGGGAGCTGGGAGTCGTCTCCCTCGCTGTAGTCACCCTCCAAGGTGTAGTACAAGTCCAGGAACTCGTCGTAGAGGTCATCATAGTAGTCGACGGGGTAGTCGCTAACGACTGGATCAGCCTCATCTTTTTGTGGCGAAGTCGCCCCCGCGAGACCGACGTCTTGAGGGTCTGTTGGTGGAGACGAGTCTAGGTTACCGACGGGGGTCAGGGGAGGAGCAGGGAAGGAGTGTTGCCCGTCGTCTGGCGTGGGGGGCAGCAGGGGTGAGTGGATCCCGTCGTCTTTAGGGCGGTGTGGGCCATCTGCCGGCCAGTACTCCCTTCTGACGGCGGTTGACTCCGGCACGTCGAAGTGTTCCTCGAAAACTGGACCGTCGTCGAAGACATTAGCGACGCTCGGGTAATCGTAGTCGAAACTGGAAGGAACTCTCTCATGAGAGGTGCGAGAGtcggagtgttgtgtgtgggagacgGGCTTGCGTGCGACAGATGGTGCAGCAGCATCCTGAGCCCCCACAATTTTCCCAGGATTCAAGAAGGGTGTGGCAGCCGCTGGCGCAGGAGTATCTGACTTCGATGGCTGGCCATTCCCAGGTGATTGCGGGAACCCGCTGCTCTCATGAGCCTGGGGCGGAGGCCTAGGTTTCGGCCGAGAGAAGGTGGAAGAAGGAAGCGATCCTGGCCGCCTGCCATGCTCTCCACTCTGGAAGTCGTGAGACTCGGCGTGGGAGGCAGGGCTGCCCTGAGACGTAGCGTCTCTCCCGCCAGACGGAGCAGGAGGTAGCGCCCAGTTGCCGAAGGTCTGTCCCCGCGGAGACTCCTGGTCTTTCAAGGGGACGCCACTGCCGAAGGGATCGAACCTAATTCGGGAGTGATAGCCATCCCCGCGGACCTCAGACTCGAAGGGGTAGGTGCTCTGGTAGCGGTGGAGCCTCAGGCTGTGGTTGGGTCGCGGAGGAGGTGGACGAAGGTGCTTGGAAGATGGGGTTCTGCGGATGAAAGTACAAGAGTTATAGGGTAGAAGGACAAATGGAAGGTGCCAAGTAAAACCTGGATTACAGTAGACAATCATAGTATACCAGTAAATTGTTTTCATGTAAAATACCTGTGGGCCCCTCATCTATGAATTTTCATCCCATGCTCTAACATAAACTAGTATGGCGCGTTTTGTAACGTTCTGAGTTGTAAAGTCGTGACGCTGGCAGCCACAACCCCCACGGTGACGCTGTGTATGCTTCATAACCAAAATCACCTTGTGATAACCATGGGACAACTTAGTGCGGGTATCGCTGTTGATGAAGCAACCTGCTCGGGGTGGTAACTGGTTGGTGTGGCAGCCTAGTCGTGATAACCTGGTTGGTATGCTGACCTAATCATGATAACCTGGTCGATATAACAACCTAGTAGTGATGGCCTGTGGTATGATCATCCCATTTATGATAACCTGGTTGGTGTGGCAGCGTAGTAAGGCAACATGGTTGGTGTATCAGCCTGGTTGTGATATCCTGGTTGGTGTGACAGCCAAGAACTCGGTGATCATTCTACCCGCTTACGCGCTGTAATAAACTGCAGGCACGCATGCTGTCTCTCGGACAGATTATTCTCTTAAGATATAAAGAATATGTTCTGCTGACACAGAATGTAATGGGATTCTGTAAACAGCAAAATATGCTCCATAAACAGATTTATATCCTTGATCATAaatatacatcaccacacttttaTATGAAAACACTGGACAGTGTTTTTGTCCACTAGTTGTATTTTGTCAGTGTTTCAAAGGGGCCATGTGAGACTGTACGTGGTGTGAGACATCATCCATTACGTCAGTAGAACGTGTTCAAGATTGTCCAGGTGGTGGACTCTACTCTGACGTCGACGGTCATGGGGCCTGGATGGTGATGGGCCCAAAACCAGAACAGCCAACCACCCAAGTGTACGGGGTCGTGATGTGGCTAGTCTGTCGACCCGCAGCCCGGCTGGGTTGTACCCAAGTCTCGCCTTCGTCATCAGCACTGCGAAAGCTTCGTCGTAATCTCTGGCAGCAACTCTTGCTTTCGGTGATCACGTGGTCGGATGTAGCTCGCTCTAAGCGAAGTTAAGTGAAACATGCAACATTCAGGTCTACAGGAGGGTGCTATATCGAGTGCAGGGATTAACTACTTTCCGTGCGGGAGGAAGTGGAAGACATTGACGTGCAAGTGAAACAGGAAGGTAAAGGTGGACCTCGAGAACACGCGGGAGTGAGAGGGGAAACATGCTTTACTGTGGTGGGTGTTCAGGGAGGTGGTGCTTGACATGGCGGAGGGCGGAGGGAGGCAGAGCTGAGTGACGGTGGCCATGATAGCTAGGCCGCCCTACCACCTTGGGTAAATGATTGTCGATGACTTGGT includes:
- the LOC139758744 gene encoding uncharacterized protein isoform X1, translated to MKSLGFKPWLVALLVGVYGVQAFPTGQEEATADATAGRTADGTADWADLDTADTHNRFAVFHPPSHQTTDQHTWVPPPWSRPGASERRPNLPWYSSPRSFPSNFDEETVTSDFGSRLRASSSSRSFPPSSSSSSSSSRRTALSAATDRQDDTSLHPPSFSRDSLIPSGRQALPTDPQPVPRSSSSRRTRPSKARGSSRTKSNPHPDDDPAPTSPESYPARPSNPRHVETNSFRARGKASPPSPDPDPAAATVPAASNTRHTYTRAPRDDRKLDGSSKYSRNTGNRRHSEVNRQEVKASGKKAPWGRRATQRAHTDDSEAPSPPDSPDRRKDRIAGDPAARGAAAEPMDTEATQSAKRYRFLNPVRGTGRAKEEASRREDTDSVRDHPQDTSRRDQHDSTTDNEPDRTPSSKHLRPPPPRPNHSLRLHRYQSTYPFESEVRGDGYHSRIRFDPFGSGVPLKDQESPRGQTFGNWALPPAPSGGRDATSQGSPASHAESHDFQSGEHGRRPGSLPSSTFSRPKPRPPPQAHESSGFPQSPGNGQPSKSDTPAPAAATPFLNPGKIVGAQDAAAPSVARKPVSHTQHSDSRTSHERVPSSFDYDYPSVANVFDDGPVFEEHFDVPESTAVRREYWPADGPHRPKDDGIHSPLLPPTPDDGQHSFPAPPLTPVGNLDSSPPTDPQDVGLAGATSPQKDEADPVVSDYPVDYYDDLYDEFLDLYYTLEGDYSEGDDSQLPSESPSGDGQPHTTTTGTTATTTRFAATLPPSKTRATSTASPPPSTTTTTPAPPKTTTTTTTTLPKTTTTTTTPTPPPTTTTTTTTPAPPPTTTTTTTTPAPPPTTTTTTTTPAPPPTTTTTTTTPAPPSTTTTTTTTPAPPPTTTTTTTTPAPPSTTTTTTTTPTAPPSTTTTTTTPAALPSTTTTTTTPAAPPSTTTTTPSTTTSTSTTTVNTTSTSTTTPVPSTNATTTSASASTSRSGRRPWSVTGGERRPWSTSGGERRPWSTASGGGRPSDGRRGGGRRVGGKYSQGSRYHPRGSGSAARGQDAAEVKATSPSTSNSRNKGGAASGAPISLSEIMQAMDMSLPQFLVALKGHGLSLKEFTTSLQAKGLTQNEFRKTQGDLESLLKVITEDLDSPSDQGDDGSTNEEEGTDGKGVTPQTTRRPTTTTSSTTTTTSTTTSTTTSTTTSTTTTTSEPTTASPSTPSPRPKIFGFRPGGTQQFSDGKAANGTTAETDDESPKEKAPVPIKLDIADVMKEKGLSASDILHDLGSLFTMAEPDAANEAKPAQENKSAGENITTSADTKEPESADDGKKNATQILETNDLGVSSTVKPYTVPDMPVSLRPYRPSGGSEMYRPRPYNPPGQGGTWGGGFGSHRSIITNRLHTTQRPTLRPPYQPRTTAATNDLSSVLNTLHNSTTSSSGNEIFFGLPHDREESHPDLEDDPRYSKGDYFPIYDSDPDSLNMSTKSAILAASILGGVAMCVFLAILVVVMYRGRARLRRTPLNIPSDASSSSTPPIYSSRISGGKGLHKTSGFWGTLKKRFDPYSLSPTPTVMT
- the LOC139758744 gene encoding uncharacterized protein isoform X2; this translates as MKSLGFKPWLVALLVGVYGVQAFPTGQEEATADATAGRTADGTADWADLDTADTHNRFAVFHPPSHQTTDQHTWVPPPWSRPGASERRPNLPWYSSPRTPSSKHLRPPPPRPNHSLRLHRYQSTYPFESEVRGDGYHSRIRFDPFGSGVPLKDQESPRGQTFGNWALPPAPSGGRDATSQGSPASHAESHDFQSGEHGRRPGSLPSSTFSRPKPRPPPQAHESSGFPQSPGNGQPSKSDTPAPAAATPFLNPGKIVGAQDAAAPSVARKPVSHTQHSDSRTSHERVPSSFDYDYPSVANVFDDGPVFEEHFDVPESTAVRREYWPADGPHRPKDDGIHSPLLPPTPDDGQHSFPAPPLTPVGNLDSSPPTDPQDVGLAGATSPQKDEADPVVSDYPVDYYDDLYDEFLDLYYTLEGDYSEGDDSQLPSESPSGDGQPHTTTTGTTATTTRFAATLPPSKTRATSTASPPPSTTTTTPAPPKTTTTTTTTLPKTTTTTTTPTPPPTTTTTTTTPAPPPTTTTTTTTPAPPPTTTTTTTTPAPPPTTTTTTTTPAPPSTTTTTTTTPAPPPTTTTTTTTPAPPSTTTTTTTTPTAPPSTTTTTTTPAALPSTTTTTTTPAAPPSTTTTTPSTTTSTSTTTVNTTSTSTTTPVPSTNATTTSASASTSRSGRRPWSVTGGERRPWSTSGGERRPWSTASGGGRPSDGRRGGGRRVGGKYSQGSRYHPRGSGSAARGQDAAEVKATSPSTSNSRNKGGAASGAPISLSEIMQAMDMSLPQFLVALKGHGLSLKEFTTSLQAKGLTQNEFRKTQGDLESLLKVITEDLDSPSDQGDDGSTNEEEGTDGKGVTPQTTRRPTTTTSSTTTTTSTTTSTTTSTTTSTTTTTSEPTTASPSTPSPRPKIFGFRPGGTQQFSDGKAANGTTAETDDESPKEKAPVPIKLDIADVMKEKGLSASDILHDLGSLFTMAEPDAANEAKPAQENKSAGENITTSADTKEPESADDGKKNATQILETNDLGVSSTVKPYTVPDMPVSLRPYRPSGGSEMYRPRPYNPPGQGGTWGGGFGSHRSIITNRLHTTQRPTLRPPYQPRTTAATNDLSSVLNTLHNSTTSSSGNEIFFGLPHDREESHPDLEDDPRYSKGDYFPIYDSDPDSLNMSTKSAILAASILGGVAMCVFLAILVVVMYRGRARLRRTPLNIPSDASSSSTPPIYSSRISGGKGLHKTSGFWGTLKKRFDPYSLSPTPTVMT